The following proteins come from a genomic window of Phaeodactylum tricornutum CCAP 1055/1 chromosome 19, whole genome shotgun sequence:
- a CDS encoding predicted protein: MRKSTAQLAFSTVTFFSRGACFELSTCRSVAPYYSQIVTSWLDENSLPWTEVEGEQLSNRRIINVTGKQNNLRLHLLPSPTCPMNCASPNLTRDMTNRASKNDPIIHLHQDVWQAKEDIVKSRLLQRLGRIKRRIYARQTVARRIDNPTAVEFLQCHHLWAATRTKFAYGLYTKDDIGELVAVASFSSRRNVVRKGVNHRSHELIRFCSRRDETVIGGITKLIRAFAKDENPDDIVTVIDRDWGGGDGWHALGFQTVATLPSLIMAVKAGTRHHMVGAGIGCKSTSAFGRIGLPADTLQRLNTTSSAEAARSTLLESGHFPVYDAGVERLLLLVSHSSAAIEHGKDVCAKALWSDSQPSYTSRYYSSNCGITALLTDAEKEHKRTEPFKSERDLASI, from the coding sequence ATGCGAAAGAGCACGGCTCAACTGGCGTTTTCGACGGTGACTTTTTTCAGTCGTGGTGCTTGCTTTGAACTGTCTACCTGCCGATCGGTTGCGCCTTACTACTCCCAAATCGTAACGTCTTGGCTTGATGAAAATAGCTTGCCTTGGACTGAGGTCGAAGGTGAGCAGCTGTCCAATCGTCGTATCATAAATGTTACCGGCAAGCAGAACAACTTGCGACTCCACCTGCTTCCTTCACCAACCTGCCCAATGAATTGCGCGTCTCCCAATCTTACGAGAGACATGACAAATCGTGCAAGCAAGAACGACCCCATTATTCATTTGCATCAAGATGTTTGGCAGGCCAAAGAGGACATTGTGAAATCTCGCCTACTGCAGCGCCTAGGCCGAATCAAACGACGAATATACGCTCGCCAAACAGTGGCTCGTCGGATTGACAACCCAACGGCTGTAGAGTTTTTACAGTGCCACCACCTATGGGCAGCTACCCGAACCAAGTTCGCGTACGGTCTGTATACTAAAGATGACATAGGAGAGTTGGTGGCCGTCGCATCCTTCAGTTCTCGGCGTAACGTCGTGCGAAAAGGAGTTAATCATCGATCACATGAGCTGATACGATTCTGCTCTCGTCGAgatgaaacagtcattggaGGCATCACTAAACTAATTCGAGCCTTTGCGAAAGATGAGAATCCTGACGATATTGTTACAGTGATCGATCGCGATTGGGGCGGGGGAGATGGCTGGCACGCATTGGGCTTTCAGACGGTGGCAACCTTGCCATCATTAATAATGGCAGTGAAAGCAGGCACCCGACACCACATGGTCGGTGCTGGAATTGGCTGCAAATCGACGAGTGCATTCGGTAGGATTGGCTTGCCGGCGGATACTTTGCAGCGGCTGAATACCACGAGTTCTGCAGAAGCTGCTCGCAGCACTTTACTGGAAAGTGGCCATTTCCCTGTATACGACGCTGGCGTGGAGCGACTACTTCTGCTTGTATCTCACTCATCGGCTGCCATCGAACACGGCAAAGACGTGTGCGCCAAAGCTCTTTGGAGCGACTCTCAACCTTCATATACATCAAGATACTATTCCAGTAACTGCGGCATCACGGCACTTCTTACCGACGCGGAAAAAGAGCATAAGAGGACTGAGCCTTTTAAGAGCGAACGAGACTTGGCTTCCATCTAA
- a CDS encoding predicted protein: MHSLSAIDEFDIRAAFEVLDDGVQGRISLEDLRTLYIGLGFEPMRMTLEELGGKLVANLVDVEKNGVSIDTALLVLSRYKRNRELNMQSTFDLIDSGGKGYLTKDDVQRLAQDVGEPVSQKRAKVLVSLCSLDGKIDIDDFNRLFSPPSPPVME; this comes from the exons ATGCATTCGCTGTCAGCGATTGACGAATTTGATATTCGAGCTGCATTTGAAGTGCTCGACGATGGCGTACAAGGTCGGATCAGTCTCGAAGATCTTCGCACTCTTTACATTGGTCTAGGCTTTGAGCCGATGCGGATGACTTTGGAAGAACTGGGAGGAAAATTGGTTGCAAACTTGGTGGACGTCGAGAAAAACGGCGTGTCCATCGACACAGCTCTGTTGGTCCTTTCTCGA TATAAGCGAAACAGAGAGCTAAATATGCAGTCTACCTTCGATTTGATAGATAGTGGCGGGAAAGGATATTTGACAAAAGATGATGTTCAACGATTGGCGCAGGACGTGGGCGAGCCTGTATCACAGAAACGTGCGAAAGTCTTGGTTTCCCTCTGCTCATTGGACGGTAAGATCGATATTGACGATTTCAATCGACTATTTTCACCACCCAGCCCGCCTGTGATGGAGTAG
- a CDS encoding glucokinase (Glucokinase, no targeting signal predicted, contains C-terminal transmembrane helix, N-terminus supported by EST data, compare to Protein ID 56514~Alternative splicing variant 1): MTNLRKSIYLLTADVGGTNSRMSLYDAEATCCEDKPLVVKYYRNSEHLTCHVDDPKAFPKHIVIPFLKYCWNEAEKKDDLVPLKSCQIIACFATAGIVSNNKVNMTNLDDLLIDGNAIQNDQKDPYLKHVIVCKIINDFVAQGYGCLTLSESDVVHLGGPQSFPLESLKNGPKVCVGAGTGLGECYLTQGSVSDEYTCFPSEGGHVEYAPRHNLEVRLFEFLNEKFCTKDRISVERVVSGKGLANVYEFLAHEFPERILPEVHDQFLNSGDEQGKIVSDNATEGSLCLQAMSIMMSAYGCEVGSAAIKFIPTGGLFVTGGLTPKNIKYIHGHNTEFMLAYRNKGRVSTLLDRIPLFAVMVEDLGVRGAHKAARMEYERFLRDNDQTNGAVKRKSTSLGKLVQEYAWTSMALSAIAALTVNALLNRKSWK; this comes from the coding sequence ATGACGAACCTTCGTAAGTCCATCTACTTGCTGACGGCAGATGTCGGTGGGACCAACAGTCGTATGAGCTTGTACGACGCCGAGGCGACGTGTTGCGAAGACAAGCCCCTTGTCGTCAAGTATTACCGAAATTCCGAACATCTTACGTGCCACGTCGACGACCCCAAGGCCTTTCCCAAGCATATTGTGATTCCCTTTCTCAAGTACTGCTGGAACGAAGCTGAGAAAAAGGACGATCTTGTTCCATTGAAATCTTGTCAAATTATCGCGTGTTTCGCCACGGCCGGAATtgtgtccaacaacaaagTCAACATGACAAATCTAGACGACTTGCTCATCGACGGCAACGCCATTCAAAATGACCAGAAGGATCCCTATTTGAAGCATGTCATCGTTTGCAAAATTATCAACGACTTCGTAGCCCAAGGGTACGGCTGCTTGACACTCAGCGAATCCGACGTCGTTCATCTCGGCGGCCCTCAGTCCTTTCCTTTGGAATCGCTCAAGAATGGACCCAAGGTCTGTGTGGGTGCCGGTACCGGGCTCGGAGAGTGCTATTTAACGCAAGGTTCCGTATCAGACGAATACACCTGCTTTCCCAGTGAAGGTGGTCACGTAGAGTACGCCCCACGGCACAACCTTGAGGTAAGGTTATTTGAATTTTTGAACGAAAAGTTCTGCACGAAGGATCGGATCTCTGTCGAGCGAGTTGTTTCCGGGAAGGGCCTCGCCAACGTGTACGAGTTTCTCGCACACGAATTTCCAGAGCGCATCCTTCCCGAAGTTCACGACCAGTTTCTGAACTCGGGAGATGAACAAGGCAAGATCGTATCGGACAACGCGACGGAGGGATCATTGTGTTTGCAGGCGATGAGTATAATGATGAGTGCGTACGGATGTGAAGTGGGATCGGCTGCTATCAAATTCATTCCAACGGGTGGTTTGTTTGTGACGGGAGGTTTGACTCCCAAGAACATCAAATATATTCATGGACACAATACGGAATTTATGCTGGCGTACCGTAACAAGGGTCGAGTTTCGACACTTTTGGATCGTATCCCTCTGTTTGCTGTTATGGTGGAGGACTTGGGTGTACGCGGTGCACACAAGGCTGCCAGGATGGAGTATGAGCGATTCCTTCGGGACAATGACCAGACTAATGGTGCAGTCAAACGAAAATCAACATCGTTGGGAAAATTGGTCCAGGAATATGCTTGGACTTCCATGGCACTGTCGGCGATCGCAgcgctgacagtgaatgcaCTTTTGAATCGTAAATCTTGGAAGTAG
- a CDS encoding glucokinase (Glucokinase, N-terminal signal peptide and C-terminal transmembrane helix predicted, intron not supported by EST data, compare to Protein ID 48774~Alternative splicing variant 2): MSTIIFGGIAMALSIYLLTADVGGTNSRMSLYDAEATCCEDKPLVVKYYRNSEHLTCHVDDPKAFPKHIVIPFLKYCWNEAEKKDDLVPLKSCQIIACFATAGIVSNNKVNMTNLDDLLIDGNAIQNDQKDPYLKHVIVCKIINDFVAQGYGCLTLSESDVVHLGGPQSFPLESLKNGPKVCVGAGTGLGECYLTQGSVSDEYTCFPSEGGHVEYAPRHNLEVRLFEFLNEKFCTKDRISVERVVSGKGLANVYEFLAHEFPERILPEVHDQFLNSGDEQGKIVSDNATEGSLCLQAMSIMMSAYGCEVGSAAIKFIPTGGLFVTGGLTPKNIKYIHGHNTEFMLAYRNKGRVSTLLDRIPLFAVMVEDLGVRGAHKAARMEYERFLRDNDQTNGAVKRKSTSLGKLVQEYAWTSMALSAIAALTVNALLNRKSWK, encoded by the exons ATGTCTACAATTATCTTTGGCGGAATCGCGATGGCTTTA TCCATCTACTTGCTGACGGCAGATGTCGGTGGGACCAACAGTCGTATGAGCTTGTACGACGCCGAGGCGACGTGTTGCGAAGACAAGCCCCTTGTCGTCAAGTATTACCGAAATTCCGAACATCTTACGTGCCACGTCGACGACCCCAAGGCCTTTCCCAAGCATATTGTGATTCCCTTTCTCAAGTACTGCTGGAACGAAGCTGAGAAAAAGGACGATCTTGTTCCATTGAAATCTTGTCAAATTATCGCGTGTTTCGCCACGGCCGGAATtgtgtccaacaacaaagTCAACATGACAAATCTAGACGACTTGCTCATCGACGGCAACGCCATTCAAAATGACCAGAAGGATCCCTATTTGAAGCATGTCATCGTTTGCAAAATTATCAACGACTTCGTAGCCCAAGGGTACGGCTGCTTGACACTCAGCGAATCCGACGTCGTTCATCTCGGCGGCCCTCAGTCCTTTCCTTTGGAATCGCTCAAGAATGGACCCAAGGTCTGTGTGGGTGCCGGTACCGGGCTCGGAGAGTGCTATTTAACGCAAGGTTCCGTATCAGACGAATACACCTGCTTTCCCAGTGAAGGTGGTCACGTAGAGTACGCCCCACGGCACAACCTTGAGGTAAGGTTATTTGAATTTTTGAACGAAAAGTTCTGCACGAAGGATCGGATCTCTGTCGAGCGAGTTGTTTCCGGGAAGGGCCTCGCCAACGTGTACGAGTTTCTCGCACACGAATTTCCAGAGCGCATCCTTCCCGAAGTTCACGACCAGTTTCTGAACTCGGGAGATGAACAAGGCAAGATCGTATCGGACAACGCGACGGAGGGATCATTGTGTTTGCAGGCGATGAGTATAATGATGAGTGCGTACGGATGTGAAGTGGGATCGGCTGCTATCAAATTCATTCCAACGGGTGGTTTGTTTGTGACGGGAGGTTTGACTCCCAAGAACATCAAATATATTCATGGACACAATACGGAATTTATGCTGGCGTACCGTAACAAGGGTCGAGTTTCGACACTTTTGGATCGTATCCCTCTGTTTGCTGTTATGGTGGAGGACTTGGGTGTACGCGGTGCACACAAGGCTGCCAGGATGGAGTATGAGCGATTCCTTCGGGACAATGACCAGACTAATGGTGCAGTCAAACGAAAATCAACATCGTTGGGAAAATTGGTCCAGGAATATGCTTGGACTTCCATGGCACTGTCGGCGATCGCAgcgctgacagtgaatgcaCTTTTGAATCGTAAATCTTGGAAGTAG